The Aedes albopictus strain Foshan chromosome 1, AalbF5, whole genome shotgun sequence genomic interval tctgcaggatttccaggaggaattcctgaaggatttccaggatcaatcctcgaaaaattttcattaggaatccccgtaggaatttcttgaataattccttccagaaaggaagagaattccctgaaagaaaacctagagaaattcttgtacCTACGCACTccaggataaaatcctggagatttGCCTCGTTTttgtcctaaagaaattcttagaggatccGCTGTAGGagttccggaaggaacttctggagatatctccgatgtaactcctggaggcgaTGGAGGCgtccctgaatccttctggaaggaTACCCGAGAAAACTCTagaagcgatccctggaagaactcttggataaatcccggaagcaactccTGGACTAACCAATCTTAGAGGGAACTCTTGGGCTAATCCtagaatgaatccctgaataaacttctggggaatCTCTGAATTTTCCTGGAAGTATCATTGGATTCTAAGATCATTggatgtaagaatctctgaaggaaatcctgttgaacttcaggaggaatccctgaagaaatttcctcagggaggaaactctgaaggaactcctggacttatTCCTGTAGGaacacctgtaggaatttctggaggaacttcaggaacttctgtagaagatCCCGAAGGAACTTTCGGAGTCATTCCTGATGGAtcccctggaggcatccctgaatcgtCCTGAAAGCAactctgaaggatcttctggttGAATATCTGAGGGAAGTCCTGATGGAATagctgagaaaatttctgaagaaatccctgatttccttgaagaacttctgaaaaaatctccatgacgcatccaaggaggaatttctgggatccTTGCTCAAGCAACAATGTGATGCCTTATTTGCGAGAGgtaagaggttttgagaacctccGTAAAACCAAGATGATTTTTTGTGGCTTTTTGATagtgcttattttttttttaaatcaactcgactcaaaaatgttacttgggataagcaattccagcagagatcccagaaggagctcctggagagcaatttctggaagaattccttgaggaatcgttGAATCGTTGAACGCCTGCTGCAATTCCctgtccctgaagtaattcctagagggatccttgaagaatttccaggggtgatcccagaataaactcctgtaggaaccctgGGGAGATCCCCAACTAACTTCTAGAGACATCCCTGAACGAATGTCAGGTGATATCCCTGATTGAAATTTTAGTGGAATTCTTgatgcaactcctagagaaatctttgaagtaactcctagactaatttctgaaggacttcctatgggaatccctgaagaatctcctgctGGATAAATCACTGATAGAGGCATTCTCGAATCCTATAGGAAGCCTACCAATCATCTCCGGATTTTCTTCGAaactttatttggaaattctttcaaaactccTATTGCAATTTCTATGAGAActatccaagagttttttttttgagaaatcttttaaaacgACTTCgaagatttcatcaagcatttctccaagcattcgtaTATAACTTTATTtaatgatttctccagcaatttgtcCAAGGACTACATAATCTGGAAGTTCCTACAAAGGTGTATCTTCTtcgggccgaaatctttgctcttatgtgcggagtgcaatcagcacttcagcagtatGTAATGGGCAAAGTCATATTCTTCTGTTCAGattgccaggctgctattaaagcacttgcgtcggccaactccaggtcgaagataggtatcacttgtcgaactcaaatccagatgctgaattcagcaaattctgttcaccttgtatggtcATCTTCCGCTCGCTCTGGAGTATCACATAACTTCAAtgtccctgagccagctattccggtatcgaaaggttgggttaagcttcagattcacacctgggctgtcactttACACAAAAAATACTGGAGTTGTTATGTCGTTAAAAaacattgtattgtactgagccatctccaaaggGTGAGTAGTATCCaattaatctgtctaagcagaattgcagcatgcgctgtttgaacccattgtggtacgcttatgcgttagtaccctcttttaGAGTGACGATTCTATtccttacctgtccttttccctaTCTCTTTTCCTTCCCTCAGGAAGATGATGAATAGGCTTGTGTTCAtgatgatggcacaaatttctcaaatggaaGAGATCGTGCCTCTGGTACCTACTAATACCTGAGACCTGTTACGTTATCGACGCCTTTCAAGTGTTCGCGAAAGTATCACTACACCTTTCGATTCCCTGACGTCGTTCCATCAAGGGGTTCCCGACCTCATTACTGTACAATACCGGAATCGTCATCCCGGAAATTTCTGGTCTTCACTGAGGCAAACGCTTTCTGATGACTTTTTTTTTAACCATTTCAGTGCCTGGCCATCGCTTGTACCGTTCTGCACTACTACAGTTTCGATGATGGCGATCTTGTCACAGGCTTCCTGGCCACCGGAACCTTCTGCGGATTCATAGTCATTCTTACTACGATTATGGTCGGTCAGTTAATACCAATTTTGTCCGAGCTAAGGTTTGCTACGTAGCCATATCGCAATTCCTTTCCTTTTTTCTTCCAGGCTACCTGATGAAAGCACATGTCCACCGGCGTCTGAATCTGTTCTACAGCCTGTTGGGATGTGCCCTGTTCCTCACGGCGGGTGTTTTCATCATAGAAGCCTGGGAGCACGCCTTCCGGACGCGAACCCGCGATCTGGCCATCACAAAGGGCTCGATAGCCATCATCAACGGGGTCATCTTCCTGATGGACACGATTTTCACCTTTCGCGAGCGAAAGTAGCAGGACTCGAGCGCGGTATCGATTTTGAGTACAAATAAACGCATTTAATTTCACACTCGATAACACGGCCTGAGTTGTGCTCAATTGTCCGAAAATGGTCGACACACAGAGATCCGAGACCGGATCAGAAAGGTTCCCGACGACCGCAATTAAGCGACCCGTGGTTCAATGACCATTCGGAATGCAATTGGCGTAAAAGCGTGACCCCCGCGTGACTTTCGTGCCAACTGCAATCACATTTCCGCGTGGACTCATTTTGGTGTACTTTTTCCTCGAATCGATTTCTGTGTGCCAATTGAGTTCAATCAGTTTTATTACTCTCATGCAGCTCTGTTTAAATACCTGTATACATTGCGATGATGGGCTTGTCTCTATTGCCGCAAATTATCGTTTATTGGTGTCAGATTCGACTACGAACATGCTGTTTGCATCATTGACTCACTGTGACTTCGCAAAGCAGACATTTGAAACGAAAATGTTAGGATGaggaatcagaaatcagaaatcagacatcagaaatcagaaatcagaaatcagaaatcagaaatcagaaatcagaaatcagaaatcagaaatcaggaatcagaaatcagaaatcagaaatcagaaatcagaaatcagaaatcagaaatcagaaatcagaaatcagaaatcagaaatcagaaatcagaaatcagaaatcagaaatcagaaatcagaaatcagaaatcagaaatcagaaatcagaaatcagaaatcagaaatcagaaatcagaaatcagaaatcagaaatcagaaatcagaaatcagaaatcagaaatcagaaatcagaaatcagaaatcagaaatcagaaatcagaaatcagaaatcagaaatcagaaatcagaaatcagaaatcagaaatcagaaatcagaaatcagaaatcagaaatcagaaatcagaaatcagaaatcagaaatcagaaatcagaaatcagaaatcagaaatcagaaatcagaaatcagaaatcagaaatcagaaatcagaaatcagaaatcagaaatcagaaatcagaaatcagaaatcagaaatcagaaatcagaaatcagaaatcagaaatcagaaatcagaaatcagaaatcagaaatcagaaatcagaaatcagaaatcagaaatcagaaatcagaaatcagaaatcagaaatcagaaatcagaaatcagaaatcagaaatcagaaatcagaaatcagaaatcagaaatcagaaatcagaaatcagaaatcagaaatcagaaatcagaaatcagaaatcagaaatcagaaatcagaaatcagaaatcagaaatcagaaatcagaaatcagaaatcagaaatcagaaatcagaaatcagaaatcagaaatcagaaatcagaaatcagaaatcagaaatcagaaatcagaaatcagaaatcagaaatcagaaatcagaaatcagaaatcagaaatcagaaatcagaaatcagaaatcagaaatcagaaatcagaaatcagaaatcagaaatcagaaatcagaaatcagaaatcagaaatcagaaatcagaaatcagaaatcagaaatcagaaatcagaaatcagaaatcagaaatcagaaatcagaaatcagaaatcagaaatcagaaatcagaaatcagaaatcagaaatcagaaatcagaaatcagaaatcagaaatcagaaatcagaaatcagaaatcagaaatcagaaatcagaaatcagaaatcagaaatcagaaatcagaaatcagaaatcagaaatcagaaatcagaaatcagaaatcagaaatcagaaatcagaaatcagaaatcagaaatcagaaatcagaaatcagaaatcagaaatcagaaatcagaaatcagaaatcagaaatcagaaatcagaaatcagaaatcagaaatcagaaatcagaaatcagaaatcagaaatcagaaatcagaaatcagaaatcagaaatcagaaatcaaaaatcagaaatcagaaatcagaaatcagaaatcagaaatcagaaatcagaaatcagaaattatTTGTTTATGTTCGTCTTTAGTTTCTAGATCAATCAataggacattacatcctcaacTGTAGTTTCTTGTCCACGTCTTCATCATCACCATCAACATCACCATAGGAAAAACCCGTCACGTCCGTTTCCTGCTTCTGTCGAGTAAAATACCCAAAAAGGCCTGAGGGAGAACCGAAAGCTTCAATCCGTCGAAAATAAATTGCATTTACAAGCGCAATAGCGCCAGCAGCAGAAGCAGCTTCCTCTGCAGGCAGTCTctcccaccaatgcaatggagCCAATGGAGCGCATTTTACAAATTTGAGAAGACTTATCTGCCGGATGCAATGGAGCATAGAATCAGCTCTTCCGCTGCCTAACTATAAGAAGGGACTTAACACAAGGGGGAAAAGATTCGGCCACTGCTGCAGTATGTTTGTGTTCGTAGGTGCATGGGAGTATGTTCCTGACAGGAATTTTAATTCGATTCTGTTTTCGAAGGACCCGGATGCATGGTGGCACGGTTCTGCAGTTTTCGGCAGCTTTGGAATGCTATGTATGCTAGGTTTCATAATGTGAGGACCAGTTTGATTTTGGTTGTGACAAGATGAACATACGACTTTTTACtacttttcccagaagcttggtagcttcttcccagaagcttggtagcttcttcccagaagcttggtagcttcttcccagaagctttcagaagcttcttcccagaagctttcagaagcttcttcccagaagctttcagaagcttcttcccagaagctttcagaagcttcttcccagaagctttcagaagcttcttcccagaagctttcagaagcttcttaccagaagctttcagaagcttcttcccagaagctttcagaagcttcttcccagaagctttcagaagcttcttcccagaagctttcagaagcttcttcccagaagctttcagaagcttcttcccagaagcttcttcccagaagctttcagaagcttcttcccagaagctttcagaagcttcttcccagaagctttcagaagcttcttcccaggagctttcagaagcttcttaccagaagctttcagaagcttcttcccagaagctttcagaagcttcttcccagaagctttcagaagcttcttcccagaagctttcagaagcttcttcccagaagctttcagaagcttcttcccagaagctttcagaagcttcttcccagaagctttcagaagcttcttaccagaagctttcagaagcttcttcccagaagctttcagaagcttcttcccagaagctttcagaagcttcttcccagaagctttcagaagcttcttcccagaagcttcttcccagaagctttcagaagcttcttcccagaagctttcagaagcttcttcccagaagctttcagaagcttcttcccaggagctttcagaagcttcttaccagaagctttcagaagcttcttcccagaagctttcagaagcttcttcccagaagctttcagaagcttcttcccagaagctttcagaagcttcttcccagaagctttcagaagcttcttcccagaagctttcagaagcttcttcccagaagctttcagaagcttcttcccagaagctttcagaagcttcttcccagaagctttcagaagcttcttcccagaagctttcagaagcttcttcccagaagctttcagaagcttcttcccagaagctttcagaagcttcttcccagaagctttcagaagcttcttcccagaagctttcagaagcttcttcccaggagctttcagaagcttcttaccagaagctttcagaagcttcttcccagaagctttcagaagcttcttcccagaagctttcagaagcttcttcccagaagctttcagaagcttcttcccagaagctttcagaagcttcttcccagaagctttcagaagcttcttcccagaagctttcagaagcttcttcccagaagctttcagaagcttcttcccagaagctttcagaagcttcttcccagaagctttcagaagcttcttcccagaagctttcagaagcttcttcccagaagctttcagaag includes:
- the LOC109424560 gene encoding uncharacterized protein LOC109424560 — encoded protein: MPENNSLVPPPRLHHPVPPPPQSGTVPQPQQQQQIPSSVACPYHAANGTLGPPFGSTSPGRPPLSIIKFLELCLAIACTVLHYYSFDDGDLVTGFLATGTFCGFIVILTTIMVGYLMKAHVHRRLNLFYSLLGCALFLTAGVFIIEAWEHAFRTRTRDLAITKGSIAIINGVIFLMDTIFTFRERK